The proteins below are encoded in one region of Neodiprion virginianus isolate iyNeoVirg1 chromosome 7, iyNeoVirg1.1, whole genome shotgun sequence:
- the LOC124309460 gene encoding IQ and ubiquitin-like domain-containing protein, which produces MVIVVEIVDNSTKKPFLGGWKDVRTQREYHNATTQTRPRDPKVSWDSLTSRDTQTTVFVDKSTEVPLEKGSQTFENGIHIPRISDKYLLAGKFEPKQRKDVLQDGGASSENLEAFAVKIQKCYRAYRTRAMIRHFASIFRNLVRTNVSFYRTFEEQHGNRRQLHIINSTKPRTRDDFEMLYNLVDRWRIEEIERANRTFMKCSKMAAHAVILQKEIELLRAIDRMKTEVKQAQVERRNMEFLIRRTKPITWTGYRGCTVSMETLRVQKAKEYKRLYESMSRMGLTVKERLNLLLEIKEFLKAHTCEIVLEIIYLIDQELCLLSRNVHETMLEQLRARLKLAFLYFIRKETSCDAKCRTEEEAVALNQGPGGRRVITNQMTRVCGRCGKLLPITRFGLNRHQRISTCLNCENIAPKSSVRPVHEPFDEMLRRVRKHEAKMKAFDSVAFVIGPKGIRHLVTVIWHGKSGISECTDLHQLALVRFQKEATWAPWNTLVLTKREANVHEEIEEPNRVYSKHLIEKFLRKNLQARVTFKSLDMFAVTSMNDSKARIINVDL; this is translated from the exons ATGGTGATCGTAGTAGAGATTGTCGACAACAGCACAAAAAAGCCGTTTCTCGGTGGGTGGAAAGATGTGAGAACTCAAAGGGAGTATCACAACGCGACAACTCAGACTCGTCCAAGAGATCCAAAAGTATCATGGGATTCCCTGACAAGTCGAGACACGCAAACGACGGTGTTTGTAGATAAATCGACGGAAGTGCCTTTGGAAAAAGGTAGTCAAACGTTCGAAAATGGAATTCATATACCCAGGATATCGGACAAGTATTTATTGGCGGGAAAGTTCGAACCGAAACAAAGGAAAGACGTTTTACAAGATGGTGGCGCTTCAAGTGAGAACCTCGAAGCCTTtgcggtaaaaattcaaaaatgttacAGAGCTTATCGGACACGTGCGATGATACGACACTTCGCATCGATATTTCGCAACCTGGTAAGGACGAACGTCAGTTTTTACAGGACGTTTGAAGAGCAGCATGGAAACAGGCGACAACTTCACATCATAAATTCGACAAAACCGCGAACTCGGGACGATTTTGAAATGCTCTACAATTTGGTGGATCGTTGGAGGATCGAGGAAATTGAACGGGCGAACCGGACTTTCATGAAGTGttcaaagatggcggcgcaCGCGGTTATATTGCAGAAAGAAATCGAACTGCTCCGAGCGATCGACAGGATGAAGACCGAGGTGAAGCAGGCTCAAGTGGAGAGACGTAACATGGAGTTTTTGATCCGTCGAACAAAGCCGATTACCTGGACGGGATACAGAGGATGTACCGTTTCTATGGAAACACTTAGAGTACAGAAGGCAAAAGAGTACAAAAGGTTGTACGAGTCGATGTCGCGGATGGGTTTAACGGTCAAAGAGCGTTTGAACCTGCTTCTCGAAATCAAGGAATTTTTGAAGGCTCACACGTGTGAAATTGTCCTGGAAATAATCTACCTCATCGATCAAGAGCTCTGCTTACTATCGAGGAACGTGCACGAGACGATGCTGGAGCAATTGAGGGCTCGCTTGAAATTGGCGTTCCTCTATTTCATACGGAAAGAAACATCCTGCGACGCCAAATGTCGGACAGAGGAAGAAGCCGTTGCGTTAAATCAAGGccctg GGGGACGACGGGTAATAACAAACCAAATGACCCGAGTTTGCGGAAGATGTGGGAAACTTCTGCCCATCACCAGATTCGGCCTCAACAGGCACCAGCGGATTTCGACCTGCTTGAACTGCGAGAATATCGCGCCAAAATCCTCGGTTCGCCCGGTGCACGAGCCCTTCGACGAGATGCTGCGGAGGGTGCGGAAACACGAGGCGAAGATGAAGGCCTTCGATAGTGTGGCCTTCGTGATAGGACCGAAGGGCATCCGGCACTTGGTGACGGTTATTTGGCATGGGAAGTCAGGAATCTCGGAGTGCACAGATTTGCATCAGCTGGCGTTGGTTAGGTTCCAAAAAGAGGCGACTTGGGCGCCTTGGAACACTTTGGTTCTTACGAAGAGGGAGGCTAACGTTCACGAGGAAATTGAAGAGCCAAATCGCGTGTACAGCAAACATCtgattgaaaagtttttgaggaaaaatttacaagccagaGTTACCTTCAAGTCCTTGGATATGTTTGCCGTGACTTCAATGAATGATTCGAAAGCACGAATCATCAATGTAGATTTGTGA